A single genomic interval of Procambarus clarkii isolate CNS0578487 chromosome 61, FALCON_Pclarkii_2.0, whole genome shotgun sequence harbors:
- the LOC123774390 gene encoding haloalkane dehalogenase, with protein MGMTKRHFKRLVILPCIIIILQGLIFIKKVLTIVSNFIVQRNVPAVVRTPEERFCGLEAVGYAFKSHYVALPIGGGKTLPRVHYVDEGPRDGEIILCLHGEPSWSFLYRHMIQILVKSGFRVIAPDFIGFGKSDKFTFPEAYSHELHTQTLRLLLDYLGVNDVTLVCQDWGGLTGLSVVKDSPHLFSRLVIMNTGLPAGSELAISTIAQITPFMAWRSFAELLGTSIPVYHIFKKALMNPYPAILDGYNAPFPSSLYKAGAARWPLLVPLNSHTPVAADMQATRNFLATEWKNPALLMFSTRDPITKGQEKTFQRLIPHAITKTIEGAGHFLQEDQGEEISSHIIGFINKKF; from the exons ATGGGAATGACGAAAAGACACTTCAAACGTCTAGTTATTCTCCCTTGCATCATCATCATTCTCCAAGGGCTCATTTTTATAAAGAAAGTGCTTACAATTGTTAGCAACTTTATCGTCCAAAGAAATGTACCCGCCGTGGTGAGGACTCCCGAAGAACGGTTCTGCGGGTTAGAAGCTGTTGGATACGCGTTCAAATCCCATTATGTTGCCCTGCCCATTGGTGGAGGTAAAACTCTTCCCAGGGTTCACTATGTAGATGAAG GGCCTCGTGATGGTGAGATCATCTTGTGTTTACATGGTGAGCCTAGCTGGTCCTTCCTGTATCGCCACATGATACAGATACTTGTGAAGAGTGGATTCCGTGTTATTGCCCCAGATTTTATTGGATTTGGGAAATCTGACAAATTTACATTTCCCGAAGCCTATAGTCATGAACTTCACACCCAAACCTTGCGGTTACTCTTAGATTACCTGGGAGTAAATGATGTAACACTAGTGTGTCAGGACTGGGGAGGCTTAACTGGTCTGTCTGTGGTGAAGGATTCTCCACATTTATTTTCTAGATTGGTTATCATGAATACAGGTCTGCCAGCAGGTAGTGAACTTGCCATTTCTACCATCGCTCAGATAACACCCTTCATGGCTTGGCGTAGCTTTGCTGAGCTTCTTGGAACATCAATACCTGTATACCATATCTTCAAGAAGGCATTGATGAACCCTTATCCTGCAATCCTAGATGGCTACAATGCACCATTCCCATCTTCACTGTACAAAGCTGGAGCTGCAAGGTGGCCACTCTTAGTTCCTCTGAACTCTCACACGCCAGTTGCTGCTGACATGCAAGCCACTCGTAACTTCCTTGCCACCGAGTGGAAAAATCCAGCTCTATTAATGTTCTCCACTCGTGATCCTATTACCAAGGGTCAAGAGAAAACCTTTCAACGGCTTATACCACATGCCATCACCAAGACAATAGAAGGAGCTGGACATTTTCTTCAAGAAGACCAGGGAGAAGAAATTTCATCCCACATCATTGGTTTCATCAATAAGAAATTTTAA